In Colletotrichum higginsianum IMI 349063 chromosome 3, whole genome shotgun sequence, a genomic segment contains:
- a CDS encoding Extracellular dipeptidyl-peptidase dpp4: protein MARQLLQAVTAALLLRATAAIDPPRPPHQPVGGGDRIVTWNETVVSPQFGASSRSVSWLSGAQDGSFISVSNKSLVIENIISGSTETFVAADKIPDYAEYWIRPDLKKVLFATNSTKQYRHSYFADYSILDVESGLLEPLVKDQVGDIQYAEFAPVGDAIAFVRNNNLFLSRNGSISQITKDGGPDLFHGVPDWVYEEEIFGDRSTLWFSPDGEYLAYLSFNETGVDTFTIPYFMDNQKVAPPYPVELDLRYPKVGSKNPTVALTLLDLTTQETTPVAIDAFPADDLVVGEVKWLTTGHSSVIYRAFNRVQDREKLVRVDVEGYASKVIRERDGSDGWLDNNLAIQYIGPLQNSTDAYFLDFSDESGWNHLYLYPVNGGSPIALTSGDWEVSAVLKVDTKRQLIYYLSTEHHSTERHLYSVSYPSGRKKALVDDTVAGFWSASFSSSAGYYILTYQGPNVPYQELYAVNSTQPIRTVTSNDALVARLQEYKLPNITYFELEHPDGYTLNVMQRLPANFDPSKKYPALFTPYGGPGAQEVTKRYQSINWRAFIASNPELEYITYTVDNRGTGFKGRAFRSTVAGHLGRLEPLDQIWAAKELAARNAFVDASKIGIFGWSYGGYLAAKVLEADSGVFTSGLIVAPVSDWRFYDSLYTERYMKTLEANEEGYNETAVRKPDGFKNLAGEFTILHGTGDDNVHYQNAAALIDLLVGAGVPQSKMNWLTFTDSDHSIVYNGASIWLYKYLTEALFREKHRSGDKLVHQWSKKSAADVFDF from the exons ATGGCTCGCCAGCTCCTCCAAGCCGTCACCGcggccctgctgctgcgcgcgactgccgccatcgacccgcctcgcccgccacACCAGCccgtgggcggcggcgaccgtATCGTGACGTGGAACGAGACCGTCGTCTCCCCGCAATTCGGCGCCAGCTCCCGGTCTGTCAGTTGGCTGTCGGGCGCTCAAGACGGGAGCTTCATCTCCGTCTCCAACAAAAGCCTCGTCATCGAGAACATCATTTCGGGCTCCACCGAGACCTTTGTGGCCGCGGACAAGATCCCCGACTACGCCGAGTACTGGATCCGTCCTGATCTGAAAAAGGTCCTCTTCGCCACCAACTCCACGAAGCAGTACCGCCACTCGTACTTTGCCGACTACTccatcctcgacgtcgagtcCGGCCTGCTTGAGCCCTTGGTCAAGGACCAGGTGGGTGATATTCAGTACGCCGAGTTTGCCCCCGTCGGCGATGCCATT GCCTTTGTGCGCAACAACAACCTGTTCCTCAGCAGGAATGGTTCCATCTCCCAGATCACAAAAGACGGCGGCCCCGACCTGTTCCACGGCGTGCCTGACTGGGTCTACGAGGAAGAGATCTTCGGCGACAGAAGCACGCTGTGGTTTTCCCCTGACGGCGAATATCTTGCCTATCTGAGCTTCAATGAGACGGGCGTCGACACCTTCACCATCCCCTACTTCATGGACAATCAGAAGGTCGCGCCGCCCTACCCCGTCGAGCTGGACCTGCGCTACCCCAAGGTCGGCAGCAAGAACCCGACTGTCGCGCTGACGCTCCTTGACCTCACCACCCAGGAGACGACCcccgtcgccatcgacgcgTTCCctgccgacgacctcgtcgttggcgaggtCAAGTGGCTGACCACGGGCCATTCCAGCGTTATCTACCGCGCCTTCAACCGCGTCCAGGACCGGGAGAAGCTGGtccgcgtcgacgtcgagggctACGCTTCCAAGGTCATCCGGGAGCGTGACGGCTCCGACGGGTGGCTCGACAACAACTTGGCCATCCAGTACATCGGCCCCCTCCAGAACTCCACCGACGCCTACTTCCTCGACTTCTCGGACGAGTCCGGCTGGAACCACCTGTACCTCTACCCGGTCAACGGCGGCAGCCCCATCGCGCTGACCAGCGGTGACTGGGAGGTCTCGGCCGTGCTCAAGGTCGACACGAAGCGACAACTCATCTACTACCTCTCTACTGAGCACCACAGCACCGAGCGCCACCTTTACTCCGTCTCGTACCCGTCCGGCCGCAAGaaggccctcgtcgacgacaccgtcgccggcttctggagcgcctccttctcctcctcagcCGGCTACTACATCCTGACTTACCAGGGCCCCAACGTCCCCTACCAGGAGCTCTACGCCGTCAACTCGACCCAACCCATCCGGACCGTAACGAGcaacgacgccctcgtcgcccgcctGCAGGAGTACAAGCTGCCCAACATCACGTATTTCGAGCTCGAGCACCCCGACGGTTACACCCTCAACGTCATGCAGCGCCTGCCCGCCAACTTCGACCCCTCCAAGAAGTACCCGGCCCTCTTCACCCCCTACGGCGGGCCCGGCGCCCAGGAGGTGACGAAGCGCTACCAGTCCATCAACTGGCGCGCTTTCATCGCCTCCAACCCGGAGCTCGAGTACATCACCTACACCGTCGACAACCGCGGCACAGGCTTCAAGGGCCGCGCTTTCCGATcgaccgtcgccggccacctcggccgcctcgagccCCTCGACCAGATCTgggccgccaaggagctggCGGCGCGCAACGCCTTTGTCGACGCCAGCAAGATCGGCATCTTTGGCTGGTCCTACGGCGGCtacctcgccgccaaggtcctcgaggccgactcGGGCGTCTTCACGTCGGGCCTCATCGTCGCCCCCGTCAGCGACTGGCGCTTCTACGACTCGCTCTACACGGAGCGCTACATGAAGACGCTGGAGGCGAACGAGGAGGGGTACAAcgagacggccgtccgcaagcCCGACGGCTTCAAGAACCTGGCGGGCGAGTTCACCATCCTCCACGgcaccggcgacgacaacgtcCACTaccagaacgccgccgccctcatcgacttgctcgtcggcgccggtgtgCCGCAGTCCAAGATGAACTGGCTGACCTTCACCGACAGCGACCACAGCATCGTCTACAACGGCGCCAGCATCTGGCTGTACAAGTACCTGACGGAGGCCCTCTTCCGGGAGAAGCACCGTTCGGGCGACAAGCTGGTGCACCAGTGGAGCAAGAagagcgccgccgacgtgTTTGACTTTTGA
- a CDS encoding Fpd1 benzoylformate decarboxylase, translating to MSGLTAQHKQSPLQDLFHIITMLPTTIRSPPSLGDFIPIEEHQAQTPETFFGGKPVLHFHLDGAKAWIPASQKGSLAVFPADVATAASAPEGTTLRELSEELVEQLVSVFVTSENFTVFSAAQGAGVEIPYPSISIHAVKQVGTTAEGTPLQAIWMQLQLGDGGDGDDDFETIDLTLIPALTAGSPQADIQKFYDAISACSDLHPDPVDEEDDDEDGRIVFEGEREHEPVEGYTGVLYGAHDGGLPPAFPGSGGWITAENVHEHFDADGNWIGQNGAEEDGEVDAEGGELGEGAGRVRGHDEVNDGVNGHDDPDNKRPRVGES from the exons ATGAGCGGCTTAACAGCACAACACAAGCAGAGTCCTTTGCAGGACCTCTTTCACATCATCACCATGTTGCCCACGACAATCCGCTCTCCGCCTTCCCTCGGGGACTTTATCCCCATCGAGGAGCACCAGGCTCAAACCCCCGAGACCTTCTTCGGCGGAAAGCCCGTCCTACACTTccacctcgacggcgcaAAGGCTTGGATCCCGGCCTCGCAGAAGGGCAGCTTGGCTGTCTTCCCTGCGGACGTCGCGACCGCCGCCTCTGCCCCTGAGGGCACCACGTTGAGAGAACTctccgaggagctggtcgagcAGCTGGTTTCCGTCTTTGTCACGTCAGA GAACTTCACCGTCTTCTCCGCTGCACAAGGCGCGGGTGTCGAGATCCCCTATCCctccatttccatccacgCGGTAAAGCAAGTCGGCACCACCGCCGAGGGAACCCCTCTCCAGGCCATCTGGATGCAgctgcagctcggcgacggcggcgacggcgacgacgactttgaGACGATCGACCTGACCCTCATCCCCGCCCTGACGGCCGGCAGCCCCCAGGCCGATATCCAGAAGTTCTACGAcgccatctcggcctgctcCGACTTGCACCCCGACcctgtcgacgaggaggacgacgacgaggacggccgcatcgtcttcgagggcgagcGCGAGCATGAGCCCGTCGAAGGCTATACCGGAGTTCTGTACGGcgcccacgacggcggcctgccCCCCGCGTTCCCAGGCAGCGGCGGCTGGATCACGGCGGAGAACGTGCACGAGCACTTTGATGCCGACGGCAACTGGATCGGCCAGAACGGCGCtgaggaggatggagaggTGGACGCGGAAGGaggcgagctgggcgagggcgccgggcgTGTTCGAGGACACGATGAGGTCAACGACGGCGTGAACGGTCATGACGATCCCGACAACAAGCGTCCGCGCGTGGGCGAGTCATGA
- a CDS encoding Alpha-galactosidase, producing the protein MSRLFLLAREDSEGGSGGGGGGGVMTLPILLAVAIGGGVLLFICLAYLLIALAGRRHRRVARTRSATPGVRLDLESEGGSIRTPSPLPRPRRLTKQKPGETYADMAEIQGKPYRSLSSLMLPRGKTFGGGHDEDAGGYQRGGHIRRNNSWIDEDAIHGPRVQNDGKRLSIRDSFILRTPTLPDLFGHHGHKEDGDFRHDHTNYPLQQPRPVSLPAQRSHAPRMPLPRTASYELAEKLAAAARGGVPPSPQTFQQGPPGPPGQRPVPLQRLRHKTTESDLAEILRSTEERLQNGTPSNSRPATRQRAASASAGSSIKTQQASPTKSHSPAKAQSSVRSLSPEKNQSPARSQSSLKSQMITHVGHALDVDAQRVTTSRTPSPSKRMVAVPMLAATPAHQHRRNISQCSANSDADSLFGETTPEVEHTQPTGLSSPSRRSDSNSPTKPTENGESVESPGSDASSSLSTLYSVNEPEDDSKTGGTRKPEGIVRGRKPRGLVIDTQISDPFVTSGPPEVPLRSPKRQSSSLPPLRRLTPPEQDVVKETIVYAPFHSRSASNSPVPRPLDVVKRGNVAAGQSQPHDALTMYPSDMAPSPETVQPKSVTSMKPVFLVSSTSVGSMQATPGTSPEDNCRPPKPGNNNNNNNNNNNNNNNNNNNNNNNNNRLTFGQKGTVLPPPLDLRPGQGSPNREAVVMGSPESLLRGRTPPTTRSGSGSRTPTSPTRRPLPSPDLSTGSPTPRRHKRRGLASPIRDRALSRQPQIKENRVLSSSEYPSIVLKPAASPKRNSSHRDFAVMGLQSTVAQLRRMNSQMSTFSAGSSVSDPESPTLPNLRGGGFSPDRSNSRVSKMGRQNYLSLGASPKSRRSTRLSIRSARNSIAVLKGRPGANKHLDSLRVAVEEKEAEAREGSLIRGPRPLILTPRRAGRGSPGQTDAATDSPTRRRTAHIDGGDQKHLEKASKRNGVYDSTAVLDMYPKDARLLSSPKSSAAAGTKRRSPSTRI; encoded by the coding sequence ATGTCGCGCCTGTTCCTGCTCGCCCGCGAAGATTCAGAGGgaggaagcggcggcggtggtggcggcggcgtgatGACGTTGCCtatcctcctcgccgtcgccatcgggGGCGGCGTGCTCCTCTTCATATGCCTCGCCTACctcctcatcgccctcgccggccgtcGCCACCGCAGGGTAGCCCGCACCCGCTCCGCGACGCCGGGCGTCAGACTCGACCTCGAATCGGAAGGCGGCTCGATCCGCACGCCCAGCCCGCTgccgcgcccgcgccgcctgACGAAGCAGAAGCCCGGCGAGACGTAcgccgacatggccgagATCCAGGGCAAGCCGTACCGCTCGCTCTCGTCCCTCATGTTGCCGCGGGGCAAAActttcggcggcggccacgacgaggacgctGGCGGGTACCAGCGCGGCGGACACATCCGGAGGAACAACAGCTGgatcgacgaggacgccatccACGGGCCGCGGGTGCAGAACGACGGTAAGAGGCTGAGCATCCGGGACAGCTTCATTCTGCGCACGCCCACGCTGCCGGACCTGTTCGGCCATCACGGGCAcaaggaggacggcgacttCCGACACGACCACACCAACTACCCGCTCCAGCAACCCCGTCCCGTCAGCCTGCCTGCGCAGCGCAGCCACGCCCCGCGGATGCCGTTGCCGCGGACGGCTTCGtacgagctcgccgagaaactggccgccgccgcgagagGCGGCGTGCCCCCGAGCCCGCAGACCTTTCAGCAGGGGCCGCCGGGACCTCCGGGTCAGCGTCCGGTGCCGTTGCAGCGGCTGCGGCACAAGACGACCGAGTCggacctcgccgagatcctgCGGTCGACGGAAGAGAGGCTGCAGAACGGAACGCCCAGCAACAGCAGGCCGGCAACCCGGCAGCGGgcagcgtcggcgtcggcgggatCGAGCATCAAGACCCAGCAGGCGTCGCCAACCAAGTCGCATTCACCAGCCAAGGCCCAGTCGTCCGTCAGGTCCCTCTCACCTGAGAAGAACCAGTCACCGGCCAGGTCGCAGTCTTCCCTGAAGAGCCAAATGATCACCCACGTCGGCCACGCGTTGGACGTGGATGCCCAACGCGTTACGACCTCCCGCACGCCCAGTCCGTCTAAGCGTATGGTCGCCGTCCCGATGCTCGCGGCGACCCCGGCGCACCAACACAGGCGAAATATCTCGCAGTGTTCGGCCAACTCCGACGCAGACAGCTTGTTTGGCGAGACGACCCCCGAGGTCGAGCACACCCAGCCTACGGGGCTGTCGAGCCCGAGCAGGCGGTCGGACAGCAACTCCCCGACGAAGCCCACCGAGAACGGCGAGTCGGTAGAGTCGCCCGGCAGCgacgcctcgtcgtcgttgtcgaccCTGTACAGCGTCAACGAACCGGAGGACGACAGCAAGACGGGCGGCACGAGAAAGCCGGAGGGCATCGTCCGCGGCCGGAAACCAAGGGGCCTCGTAATCGACACGCAAATATCCGACCCGTTCGTGACATCGGGACCGCCGGAAGTGCCCTTGAGGAGCCCGAAGCGCCAATCGTCTAGTCTGCCGCCGCTACGACGCCTCACGCCGCCCGAGCAGGACGTGGTGAAGGAGACGATCGTCTACGCGCCCTTCCACTCAAGGTCCGCCAGCAACtcgccggtgccgaggccGCTGGACGTGGTGAAGCGCggcaacgtcgccgccggccagagCCAGCCGCATGACGCGCTCACGATGTACCCGTCCGACATGGCCCCGTCTCCCGAGACTGTCCAGCCCAAGAGCGTCACGTCAATGAAGCCAGTGTTCCTCGTCTCAAGCACGAGCGTCGGCAGCATGCAGGCCACCCCGGGCACGTCTCCCGAGGACAACTGCCGACCGCCGAAGCccggcaacaacaacaacaacaacaacaacaacaacaacaacaacaacaacaacaacaacaacaacaacaacaacaacaacaggcTGACTTTCGGCCAGAAGGGCAccgtcctgccgccgcctctggACTTGAGGCCAGGCCAGGGGTCGCCGAACCGCGAAGCCGTGGTGATGGGCAGTCCGGAATCGCTACTGCGCGGCCGCACCCCTCCGACAACACGCAGCGGTTCGGGATCCCGtacgccgacctcgccgacacgGAGGCCTTTGCCCAGCCCCGACCTCTCGACCGGGTCTCCCACGCCCCGGCGACACAAGAGACGCGGCCTGGCCAGTCCGATCCGAGACCGCGCGCTTTCCCGACAGCCGCAGATCAAGGAAAATCGCGTGCTCTCCAGCTCCGAATACCCCTCTATCGTGCTGAAGCCGGCCGCCTCGCCTAAGCGGAACTCGTCTCACCGGGACTTCGCCGTCATGGGGCTCCAGTCGACCGTAGCGCAGCTCCGACGGATGAACAGTCAGATGAGCACCTTTAGCGCCGGCTCCTCTGTGTCGGACCCGGAGAGCCCGACGCTACCGAACCTGCGCGGTGGCGGCTTCAGCCCGGACAGGAGCAACAGCCGCGTGAGCAAGATGGGCCGTCAGAACTACCTCTCCCTGGGCGCGAGTCCgaagtcgaggaggagcacgCGCTTGTCCATCCGGTCGGCCAGGAACTCCATCGCCGTACTCAAGGGGCGACCGGGGGCGAACAAGCACCTCGATTCGCTGCGGGTAgcggtcgaggagaaggaggcggaggcgagAGAGGGCTCGCTGATCAGGGGGCCACGACCTCTCATCCTGACACCCAGGAGGGCCGGGAGAGGATCACCGGGGCAGACGGACGCGGCGACAGACAGTCCCACGCGGCGGAGAACGGCCCATATCGACGGGGGGGACCAAAAGCACTTGGAGAAGGCCAGCAAACGCAACGGTGTTTATGACAGCACGGCCGTGTTGGACATGTATCCCAAAGACGCTCGTCTACTGAGCTCTCCGAAGAGTTCTGCGGCTGCTGGAACCAAGAGGCGCAGCCCAAGCACGAGGATTTGA
- a CDS encoding Alpha-galactosidase: MRREGNLKASAVLLCLATACVSVHAQQWDWGELGTCHRPLPADLFAMRSAHLLPASLAGLGLSRTAAALVSRDGVTGRLPALGWNSWNEYGCDINETVFLTVAQHMVDYGLKDLGYEYVNIDDCWSDKVLRRDNATKEIVVDAVKFPRGIKYVADRIHAMGLKVGIYSDAGTSTCGGFEGSLGYEEIDAATFAKWDLKYDNCNVPKEWFDDWKYVPELWLGGPPNENQDNGDPVNSKTGKPAPAGYDWSTSVTAERYRLMRDALLAQERTIQYSLCAWGHAHVEAWGNETGHSWRMWGDIYPEWYGQHQWSWGLMPILNHAAFWSGPDVNGFWGHGDWDMLEVGNGNLTYEESRSHFAFWAALKSPLIIGTKLEGIRPEILAILANRELVAFNQDPVFAGAAQPYKWGINPDGAWNLTHPAEFWAGESVKGTHVFVLNTLAGTEEKAIAFADVPGLEAGKRYAVHDMWTGEDLGVFEGEVRVELKSHDTAALRINEVKCVPRPARARRRTGFSEWDVSQ; encoded by the exons ATGCGTCGTGAGGGGAACTTGAAGGCGAGCGCTGTCCTATTGTGCCTCGCCACCGCATGCGTGTCGGTCCACGCCCAGCAGTGGGACTGGGGTGAGCTTGGG ACCTGCCATAGAcccctccccgccgaccTTTTCGCGATGCGCTCCGCGCACCTCCTGCCGGCCTCCCTAGCGGGCCTCGGCCtgtcgcggacggcggcggcgctcgtgAGCCGCGACGGCGTGACGGGGCGCCTCCCAGCGCTGGGGTGGAACTCGTGGAACGAGTACGGCTGCGACATCAACGAGACGGTGTTCCTGACGGTGGCGCAGCACATGGTGGACTACGGGCTCAAGGACCTCGGGTACGAGTACGTCAACATCGACGACTGCTGGAGCGACAAGGTGCTGCGGCGCGACAACGCGACCAAGGAGATCGTGGTGGACGCGGTCAAGTTCCCGCGGGGCATCAAGTACGTGGCGGACCGGATCCACGCGATGGGGTTGAAGGTCGGGATCTACAGCGACGCGG GAACATCCACCTGCGGCGGATTCGAGGGATCGTTAGGTTACGAGGAGATTGACGCCGCGACGTTTGCGAAATGGG ATCTCAAATACGACAACTGCAACGTGCCCAAGGAGTGGTTCGATGACTGGAAATACGTGCCCGAGCTCTGGCTCGGCGGGCCCCCCAACGAGAACCAGGACAACGGCGACCCGGTCAACTCCAAGACGGGCAAACCCGCGCCGGCGGGGTATGACTGGTCGACGTCGGTGACGGCGGAGCGGTACCGGCTCATGCGCGACGCGCTGCTCGCGCAGGAGCGCACAATCCAGTACTCCCTCTGCGCCTGGGGCCACGCGCACGTCGAGGCCTGGGGCAACGAGACGGGCCACAGCTGGCGCATGTGGGGGGACATCTACCCGGAGTGGTACGGCCAGCACCAGTGGTCGTGGGGCCTGATGCCTATCCTCAACCACGCCGCATTCTGGAGCGGGCCGGACGTCAACGGGTTCTGGGGCCACGGCGACTGGGACatgctcgaggtcggcaacggcaaccTGACGTACGAGGAGAGCCGGAGCCACTTCGCGTTCTGGGCGGCGCTCAAGAGCCCGCTGATCATCGGGACGAAGCTCGAGGGGATCCGGCCCGAGATCCTGGCGATCCTGGCGAACCGCGAGCTCGTGGCGTTCAACCAGGACCCGGTGTTCGCCGGGGCGGCGCAGCCGTATAAATGGGGCATCAACCCGGACGGGGCGTGGAACTTGACCCACCCGGCCGAGTTCTGGGCCGGCGAGTCGGTCAAGGGCACGCACGTGTTCGTGCTCAACACGCTGGCGGGcacggaggagaaggcgatCGCGTTCGCGGACGTGCCGGGGCTGGAGGCTGGGAAGAGGTACGCCGTGCACGACATGTGGACGGGCGAGGACCTGGGCGTgttcgagggcgaggtcaGGGTCGAGCTCAAGAGCCAcgacacggcggcgttgaggatcAATGAGGTCAAGTGCGTACCCAGACCGGCGCGTGC acgaagaagaaccGGATTTTCCGAGTGGGATGTCAGTCAGTAG
- a CDS encoding Wsc domain-containing protein, which produces MKYSTSTLLATVGFFAAGADAFWRMECPGRVGLARVDPLMSFGGAAPHAHAIHGSSAISPISTFGDLVAGDCTSCRVKQDKSAYWHPALYFQDSATGEFELVDQVGGLLAYYLLNGKDIKAFPPGFRMIAGDTDRRNYTAGDPSKPDPQKSSWSLLGQTKQSILEQRAIGFNCLNYGRDPEGTLYRHFLPDKAFLDANCANGVRFEMMFPSCWNGKDVDTDDHKSHMAYPDLVIDGTCPEGFETSVPNLLYEVIWNTNAFKNRNGRFVIANGDTQGYGYHADFISGWDEDFLQSAVNTCTNLSGRIEDCPIFDLQDEAATKQCEMKIPALIEDDNVTGPAAILPGNARITFGDGSSEGDDAPVSSSTIAAPTVPTLTYKPGKTATANPLPGEVFRETGKIPYGSVSAEAVSAPVPEPEPAAEPTPTPIITPIITPAPVSSSQQSQSCVSTDVIKNKNTVSVICWVEEIVYVTEYEDMTTTMSVTPTEAPLLRAKRHLHQHRNNHF; this is translated from the exons ATGAAGTACTCTACTTCGACTCTCTTGGCCACAGTCGGCTTCTTTGCCGCTGGAGCTGATGCGTTCTGGCGCATGGAGTGCCCGGGCCGTGTTGGCTTGGCCAGAGTCGACCCCCTCATGTCCTTTGGAGGAGCCGCACCCCATGCCCATGCCATTCATGGTTCAAGCG CCATCTCTCCCATCTCGACATTTGGCGACCTGGTTGCTGGTGATTGCACCTCTTGCCGTGTCAAGCAGGACAAGTCGGCCTACTGGCACCCGGCCCTGTACTTCCAGGACTCGGCCACTGGTGAGTTCGAGCTTGTTGACCAAGTCGGCGGACTTCTTGC GTACTACCTTCTTAATGGAAAGGATATCAAGGCATTCCCCCCCGGGTTCCGCATGATTGCTGGGGATACCGACCGCCGCAATTACACTGCAGGCGACCCGTCTAAGCCTGATCCCCAGAAGTCTTCGTGGTCGCTCCTCGGTCAGACCAAGCAGTCCATCCTCGAGCAGCGCGCCATCGGCTTCAACTGTCTCAACTACGGTCGTGACCCCGAGGGCACCCTGTACCGCCACTTCCTCCCTGACAAGGCCTTCCTCGATGCCAACTGCGCCAACGGTGTCCGCTTCGAGATGATGTTCCCGTCTTGCTGGAACGGCAAGGACGTTGACACGGACGACCACAAGTCCCACATGGCTTATCCCGACCTGGTCATCGACGGAACCTGCCCCGAAGGCTTCGAGACGTCTGTTCCTAATCTCCTGTACGAGGTCATTTGGAACACCAACGCCTTCAAGAACCGTAACGGTCGCTTCGTCATCGCCAACGGTGATACCCAGGGCTATGGATACCATGCCGACTTCATCTCGGGCTGGGACGAGGACTTCCTCCAGTCGGCCGTCAACACGTGCACCAACCTGTCTGGCCGGATTGAGGACTGCCCCATCTTCGACCTCCAGGACGAAGCCGCCACCAAGCAATGTGAGATGAAGATCCCCGCCCTCATCGAGGATGACAACGTCACTGGTCCGGCTGCGATCCTCCCCGGCAACGCCCGCATCACCTTTGGCGACGGCTCTTCTGAGGGTGATGATGCGCCCGTCAGCTCGTCTACTATTGCAGCTCCAACGGTCCCGACGCTCACCTATAAGCCCGGCAAGACGGCCACGGCCAACCCTCTCCCCGGCGAAGTTTTTCGCGAGACGGGCAAGATCCCCTATGGCTCAGTTTCCGCTGAGGCGGTCTCCGCCCCAGTCCCCGAGCCTGAGCCCGCTGCGGAACCTACCCCGACGCCGATCATCACGCCCATCATTACGCCTGCTCCTGTCAGCTCCTCTCAGCAGAGCCAGTCGTGCGTTTCCACCGATGTgatcaagaacaagaacacAGTTTCCGTCATCTGCTGGGTGGAGGAGATTGTGTACGTGACCGAGTACGAGGACATGACTACGACCATGTCAGTCACGCCGACTGAGGCGCCCCTGCTGCGCGCCAAGCGCCATCTTCACCAGCACCGTAACAATCACTTTTAG